The following are from one region of the Anaeropeptidivorans aminofermentans genome:
- a CDS encoding NUDIX domain-containing protein, giving the protein MGIRNAAKAIIIDGESILLNKNENSADREFLGLKKGDIYYDLPGGGQNQYETLIEAVKRECLEETGYTVSVEKLAAIYEEIFLDEGFRAEYPEYAHKIYFIFLCRKAEEPIQEPTEKDLDMLDSEWVKIDSIKDMKLHPKVLRENIDSILNTDKTLYLGSEYI; this is encoded by the coding sequence ATGGGTATCAGAAATGCGGCAAAAGCCATTATCATTGACGGGGAAAGCATACTTTTAAATAAAAATGAAAATTCCGCAGACAGGGAATTTTTAGGGCTTAAGAAAGGAGATATTTATTATGATTTGCCGGGCGGAGGCCAAAATCAATATGAGACTCTGATAGAAGCCGTAAAAAGAGAATGCCTTGAAGAAACCGGCTATACCGTATCTGTGGAAAAGCTTGCCGCTATATATGAAGAAATATTCCTGGACGAAGGCTTCAGGGCCGAATATCCCGAATATGCTCATAAAATTTATTTTATCTTCTTATGCCGTAAAGCAGAAGAACCTATACAGGAGCCTACGGAAAAGGATTTGGATATGCTTGATTCGGAATGGGTAAAAATAGACAGCATAAAGGATATGAAATTACATCCCAAAGTCCTCAGAGAAAATATAGATTCCATATTAAATACGGATAAAACCCTATACCTTGGCTCTGAATATATATAA
- a CDS encoding M20/M25/M40 family metallo-hydrolase, whose product MSYAVSPKTQELLDKILSLDEVQKTLEFIKEDSENTLQNQIDLVKIEAPTFHEEERAKAYAKYFEELGLENVHLDQFGNTIGEKKGTGGGPKVLVEAHLDTVFPFGSVKDVRIENGIVYAPGICDDTRGLAVNLSVIRALNHSGLKLKGDFLFAGSVEEEGLGGLSGVKKLLQANQDIEASINIDGFEATAITYQATGMRTCEANFYGIGGHAYGAFGTMANPLHAAARAVAKIADIEVPEDPRTTFCVSNFHAGNDAGIHAIVQKATIKFNFRSNSMEELNKLNDKIMQALQEACDEETKRWGKDTITFDYNVYVDVPAGDQDKHAPIVESTYAIMKHYLGHEPIFNQGGSTNANNPIGAGIPAVCVGLGTTDNKVHSLEEFFPTENSHELVQLTFLLALMLGGIEGKTESILNL is encoded by the coding sequence ATGAGCTATGCGGTTTCACCAAAGACTCAAGAGCTTCTCGACAAAATACTGTCTCTCGACGAGGTACAAAAAACCTTGGAATTCATAAAAGAGGATTCCGAGAACACCCTGCAGAACCAGATAGACCTTGTTAAGATAGAGGCTCCTACCTTCCATGAGGAAGAAAGGGCAAAGGCTTACGCCAAATATTTTGAAGAGCTTGGCCTTGAAAATGTCCATTTAGACCAGTTTGGCAATACCATCGGCGAGAAAAAGGGAACCGGCGGCGGCCCTAAAGTTCTTGTTGAAGCCCATCTTGACACGGTTTTCCCTTTCGGTTCCGTAAAAGATGTCAGAATTGAAAACGGCATAGTATATGCCCCCGGAATATGTGACGATACAAGAGGTCTTGCTGTAAATCTTTCAGTTATAAGGGCTTTGAACCATTCAGGCCTTAAACTGAAGGGCGATTTCCTTTTTGCAGGCTCCGTTGAAGAAGAAGGCCTTGGCGGTCTTTCAGGCGTTAAAAAGCTTTTACAGGCAAATCAGGATATTGAAGCAAGCATCAATATAGATGGCTTTGAAGCCACCGCAATTACATATCAGGCTACCGGCATGAGAACCTGTGAAGCTAATTTCTACGGCATCGGCGGGCATGCCTACGGCGCTTTCGGAACAATGGCAAATCCTCTCCACGCTGCTGCAAGAGCCGTTGCTAAAATAGCAGACATCGAAGTTCCCGAGGATCCGAGAACCACCTTCTGCGTATCCAATTTCCACGCCGGAAACGACGCCGGAATCCATGCAATCGTTCAGAAGGCAACCATTAAATTCAACTTCCGCTCAAACTCTATGGAAGAATTAAACAAGCTGAACGATAAAATCATGCAGGCCCTTCAGGAAGCATGTGACGAAGAAACAAAACGCTGGGGTAAGGATACCATCACCTTCGACTATAACGTATATGTAGACGTTCCCGCGGGAGACCAGGATAAACACGCTCCTATCGTTGAAAGCACCTATGCAATCATGAAGCATTATCTCGGCCATGAGCCTATTTTCAACCAGGGCGGCTCTACCAATGCCAATAATCCCATCGGCGCAGGAATCCCTGCCGTATGTGTAGGCCTTGGCACTACAGACAATAAGGTGCATTCTCTCGAAGAATTCTTCCCTACTGAAAATTCCCATGAGCTTGTACAGCTTACTTTCCTGCTTGCGTTAATGCTCGGCGGAATCGAAGGAAAAACCGAATCTATATTAAACTTATAA
- a CDS encoding YihY/virulence factor BrkB family protein — protein sequence MKNIILFLATLIKEVQEDELIPAANELTYKIILALFPFIIFLLTLIGYMELDTSLFMNKLYQGLPAELAEIFSVFVKEVLAVKRPSLLSTSLIFTLFSASSGFNSVMRGIHKAYGIKDSRFFLKQRAVSMILVLLFALLIALSMVMLVFNNHIYVLLTKYLPESEAFKYIFSFMGYFVTILFMLSGVMLINKLALSKKTSFKSLLPGGLFTVILWLIASGGFNMYVSNFSRYSAVYGSLAGIILLMVWLNIISTVLLLGSEINAMLEVK from the coding sequence ATGAAAAATATTATTTTATTCCTGGCTACCCTCATAAAAGAGGTTCAGGAAGATGAGCTTATTCCTGCCGCTAATGAACTTACTTATAAAATTATCCTTGCCTTGTTTCCTTTTATCATATTTCTTCTTACCTTAATAGGATATATGGAACTTGATACAAGCCTTTTCATGAACAAATTGTATCAGGGTCTTCCTGCGGAGCTTGCGGAAATATTTTCTGTATTCGTAAAGGAAGTCCTCGCGGTTAAAAGACCCAGCCTTTTGTCGACTTCCTTAATATTTACTTTGTTCAGCGCCTCCTCCGGCTTTAATTCCGTAATGAGAGGGATTCATAAGGCTTACGGCATTAAGGACAGCCGTTTTTTCCTTAAGCAAAGGGCTGTAAGCATGATTCTTGTGCTTCTATTTGCGCTTCTCATAGCCCTTTCTATGGTTATGCTTGTATTTAATAATCATATATATGTGCTTTTAACGAAATACCTTCCTGAGTCGGAAGCCTTTAAATATATTTTCAGCTTTATGGGATACTTTGTAACCATCTTATTTATGCTTTCCGGCGTCATGCTGATTAATAAGCTTGCCCTTTCAAAAAAGACTTCTTTTAAAAGCCTTCTGCCCGGCGGCCTTTTCACGGTCATCCTTTGGCTCATTGCAAGCGGCGGCTTTAATATGTATGTAAGCAATTTTTCAAGATATTCGGCAGTTTACGGAAGCCTTGCAGGGATTATCCTGCTTATGGTATGGCTTAATATCATATCTACCGTTCTCCTTCTGGGAAGCGAAATCAATGCAATGCTCGAAGTTAAGTAG
- a CDS encoding MBL fold metallo-hydrolase, with amino-acid sequence MKITYIFNSGFLLEFKDFDVLIDFYIDTEDGLITKEIIRREKPLYVFVSHSHGDHFNEAVLDFKNKRPFVKYIFSSDIKDEIDFDAVYLEKGDEFGDENIHVRAFGSTDEGISFYIEAEDKKIFHAGDLNNWHWEEECDKEESLGYESAFEEELSYICERIQELDVLFFPVDPRLGADYMRGAVQILEKITAKLFIPMHFRENYERASAFEAIAEKNKCKFFTIQKKGDFIIWK; translated from the coding sequence ATGAAGATTACTTATATATTTAACAGCGGATTTCTTTTGGAATTTAAGGATTTTGATGTTTTAATTGATTTTTATATTGATACGGAAGATGGGCTCATCACAAAAGAAATAATAAGAAGAGAAAAGCCTTTATATGTATTTGTCTCTCACAGCCATGGGGATCATTTTAATGAAGCTGTTCTTGACTTTAAAAATAAGCGTCCTTTTGTGAAATATATATTTTCATCGGATATAAAAGATGAAATAGATTTTGACGCCGTATATCTTGAAAAAGGCGACGAATTTGGAGACGAAAACATCCATGTAAGGGCCTTCGGCTCTACAGATGAGGGAATAAGCTTCTATATTGAAGCAGAAGATAAAAAGATATTTCATGCCGGAGACCTTAATAACTGGCATTGGGAGGAGGAATGTGACAAAGAGGAAAGCCTGGGCTATGAAAGCGCCTTTGAAGAAGAGCTTTCCTATATCTGCGAAAGGATTCAGGAACTGGATGTATTGTTCTTTCCCGTTGATCCGCGGCTTGGGGCGGATTATATGAGGGGCGCCGTTCAAATCCTTGAAAAAATAACTGCAAAGCTCTTTATTCCCATGCATTTCAGAGAAAATTATGAAAGGGCAAGTGCCTTTGAAGCTATTGCCGAAAAAAACAAGTGTAAGTTCTTTACGATTCAGAAGAAAGGGGATTTTATAATATGGAAATGA
- a CDS encoding VOC family protein, which yields MKCRFDHYNFNVFNLEKSMEFYEKALGLKEVRRKEAEDGSFVIVYLGDSETDFTLELTWLRDWNRPYSMGDNEVHLCVRVPGDYDEVRRYHRNMGWICYENHNMGLYFISDPDNHWIEILPLKK from the coding sequence ATGAAATGCAGATTTGACCATTATAATTTTAACGTATTTAACCTTGAAAAAAGCATGGAATTTTATGAAAAAGCCTTGGGCCTTAAGGAAGTGCGCCGAAAGGAAGCAGAAGACGGTTCTTTCGTCATCGTTTATCTGGGAGATTCCGAAACGGATTTTACTTTGGAGCTTACATGGCTTAGAGACTGGAACAGGCCTTACAGTATGGGCGATAACGAGGTTCATCTTTGCGTAAGGGTTCCCGGGGATTATGACGAGGTAAGGCGCTATCATCGGAATATGGGCTGGATATGCTATGAAAATCACAATATGGGGCTTTATTTCATAAGTGACCCTGATAACCATTGGATAGAAATCCTGCCGCTTAAAAAATAA
- a CDS encoding PTS sugar transporter subunit IIB, with protein MKILAVCGTGLGSSFMVEMNIKSVLKELNAEGIEVEHSDLGAAVPGAADFFIAGRDIAMGMKHLDNVIELNNLLDKKELKEKIEKALQEKGML; from the coding sequence ATGAAAATATTGGCAGTTTGCGGAACGGGGCTTGGAAGCAGCTTCATGGTTGAAATGAATATTAAAAGCGTTTTAAAAGAGCTTAATGCAGAAGGTATAGAGGTGGAACACAGCGACCTGGGAGCAGCGGTTCCCGGAGCGGCGGACTTTTTTATAGCCGGAAGGGATATCGCCATGGGCATGAAGCATCTTGATAATGTGATAGAACTGAACAATCTCCTTGATAAAAAGGAGCTTAAGGAAAAAATAGAAAAAGCATTGCAGGAAAAAGGGATGCTGTAA
- a CDS encoding PTS ascorbate transporter subunit IIC — protein sequence MVILKFMQDLLSTPAYLVALMAVLGLVLQKKAAPDVIRGAIKAFLGFLVLSAGADVVVASLGPFGEMFQHAFNTQGVVPNNEAIIAVALEKFGSVTALIMFFGMIANLLIARITKFKYVFLTGHHTLYMACMIGVILLTVGMNETMTIIVGSVALGIVMVLFPAMAQPTMEKLTGNSEVAFGHFSTIGYWASAWIGKLVGKNSKSTEEINFPKSLAFLRDSSVSISLTMVIIYVVLAVFAGPSFVGELSGGENFILFSIKKGVQFAAGVYVILQGVRLILAEIVPAFKGISEKLIPNAKPALDCPVVYPFAPNAVLIGFFSSFVGGIVGMLILIVTGGIIILPGVVPHFFCGATAGVFGNANGGVKGCVLGSFVNGLMLTFAPILIMPLLGDLGFVGTTFSDLDFIATGFALGKAGQFGPAIAAALVFGVLAVMVIVSYIGKKKEA from the coding sequence ATGGTAATTCTTAAGTTTATGCAGGATTTACTGTCTACGCCGGCCTATCTCGTTGCCTTAATGGCAGTTTTAGGCTTGGTGCTGCAAAAGAAGGCGGCGCCTGATGTTATTAGAGGCGCAATCAAGGCATTTCTGGGATTTCTCGTTCTTTCCGCAGGGGCCGACGTTGTTGTTGCATCTTTAGGACCCTTTGGGGAAATGTTCCAGCATGCGTTTAATACCCAGGGGGTTGTTCCAAATAATGAGGCCATCATTGCCGTTGCCCTTGAAAAATTCGGCTCGGTAACTGCCCTTATTATGTTCTTTGGAATGATTGCAAACCTCCTTATAGCACGTATTACAAAATTTAAATACGTGTTTCTTACAGGCCATCATACCCTCTATATGGCGTGTATGATAGGGGTTATTTTACTTACCGTAGGCATGAATGAAACCATGACCATTATCGTAGGTTCTGTAGCTCTTGGCATCGTAATGGTGCTTTTTCCGGCCATGGCCCAGCCTACCATGGAAAAACTAACAGGCAACAGCGAGGTTGCCTTCGGGCACTTCAGCACCATAGGCTACTGGGCTTCGGCGTGGATTGGTAAGCTTGTAGGGAAGAATTCAAAAAGCACAGAAGAAATTAATTTTCCGAAATCCTTGGCCTTTTTAAGAGACAGCTCCGTTTCCATATCGCTTACTATGGTAATTATTTATGTTGTTCTTGCAGTTTTTGCAGGGCCTTCCTTTGTAGGAGAGCTAAGCGGAGGGGAAAATTTTATACTGTTTTCAATTAAAAAAGGCGTTCAGTTTGCCGCCGGCGTATATGTTATTTTACAAGGGGTTCGCCTTATTCTTGCAGAAATTGTTCCTGCCTTTAAAGGAATTTCCGAAAAGCTTATTCCCAATGCGAAACCGGCTCTGGACTGCCCTGTTGTTTATCCCTTTGCACCCAATGCCGTTTTAATCGGATTTTTCTCTTCTTTTGTAGGCGGAATCGTTGGAATGTTGATATTAATTGTCACAGGCGGTATAATAATATTGCCGGGAGTTGTTCCCCATTTCTTCTGCGGCGCCACTGCCGGTGTTTTCGGAAACGCCAACGGCGGCGTAAAAGGCTGTGTGCTGGGCTCCTTTGTAAACGGCCTGATGCTTACGTTTGCTCCTATTCTGATTATGCCTTTGCTGGGAGATTTAGGCTTTGTGGGAACCACTTTCTCAGACCTTGACTTTATCGCCACAGGCTTTGCCCTGGGTAAGGCAGGCCAGTTCGGCCCTGCTATAGCAGCGGCTTTGGTATTTGGGGTTCTTGCTGTTATGGTTATCGTTTCTTATATAGGTAAGAAAAAGGAAGCCTAA
- a CDS encoding transketolase: protein MELIGLYTAVKSRFTKFKAQGKGLKFGQAFWAVCTKFINQEDKMDRNELQRLERFALEIRLNTVKSLHHLGFGHYGGSLSIVECLSVLYGKVMNIDPKEPDKKDRDYFILSKGHAGPGLYSALALKGYFPMDVLMTLNANGTKLPSHPDRQLTTGVDMTTGSLGQGISAACGVAKSFKISKSDQKVYSIVGDGELNEGQCWEAFQFAAHNKLDNLFVFLDDNKKQLDGYTKDICDGACYEDKFKAFGFDTYKVKGNSVEEIYEAIEKASKVSGKPHMIILDTIKGQGFKYLEEKFDNHHLRPTPEEVEIIAEYIKELENQLGGVQNA, encoded by the coding sequence ATGGAATTGATTGGGCTGTATACTGCCGTAAAAAGCAGATTCACCAAATTTAAGGCACAGGGCAAAGGTCTTAAATTTGGACAGGCTTTTTGGGCCGTATGCACTAAATTTATTAATCAGGAGGATAAAATGGACAGAAATGAATTGCAAAGGCTTGAACGCTTTGCTTTGGAAATCCGTTTAAACACAGTGAAGAGCCTTCATCATTTAGGCTTTGGACACTACGGCGGAAGCCTTTCCATCGTTGAGTGTCTTTCCGTATTATACGGCAAGGTAATGAATATTGACCCTAAAGAGCCTGACAAAAAGGATAGGGATTATTTTATTCTTTCAAAAGGTCATGCAGGTCCGGGCTTATATTCGGCGCTTGCATTAAAGGGATATTTCCCGATGGACGTACTTATGACATTAAACGCCAACGGAACGAAGCTTCCAAGCCATCCCGACAGACAGCTTACAACAGGCGTGGATATGACTACCGGTTCTTTAGGCCAAGGCATCAGTGCTGCCTGCGGTGTTGCAAAATCTTTTAAAATAAGTAAAAGCGACCAGAAGGTATACTCCATCGTAGGAGACGGCGAGCTTAATGAAGGCCAGTGCTGGGAGGCTTTTCAGTTTGCAGCGCACAATAAGCTTGATAATTTATTTGTTTTTCTTGACGACAATAAAAAGCAGCTTGACGGCTACACAAAAGACATTTGTGACGGTGCATGCTATGAGGATAAATTCAAAGCCTTCGGCTTCGATACCTATAAGGTAAAAGGCAACAGCGTAGAAGAAATTTACGAGGCAATTGAAAAGGCTTCTAAAGTAAGCGGAAAGCCTCATATGATTATCCTTGATACAATAAAGGGACAGGGCTTTAAATATCTTGAAGAAAAATTCGACAACCATCATTTAAGACCGACCCCTGAAGAGGTAGAGATTATAGCCGAATATATCAAGGAGCTTGAAAATCAGTTAGGAGGCGTTCAGAATGCTTAA